The following coding sequences are from one Paenibacillus sp. JDR-2 window:
- a CDS encoding endospore germination permease, whose amino-acid sequence MSGKASKINIVQLLMIFALTNGLIDHVIINPMLLDASGRDAWITVIVTGAVFVVWCLLLAWMMKKSGQQKWRKWISDKTHPVVSWILIIPVCVILYMIGATTVLHTVKWNTTNYLPASPALALVLTLVIICFFITVWGLRSIAVTAGVLFPIVCVLGVFVSVFNHSEKDYRLLTPILEHGWEPVANGILYASSGYIEVIFLLLLQHRLSEKIKTWHILGYSLFIVGIMLGPIVGAITEFGPREAANQMTSPYEQWRLVKVGQYIEHVDFFSIFQWMSGACIRICIAVYLLTDALKMTGRVRKWTTAIIMASYIYVGIIRTNDYSYYQWMYKVFLPISLVILLVVTLIWMVITLFAKPYRKDEPQ is encoded by the coding sequence ATGAGTGGAAAGGCCAGCAAAATCAATATCGTCCAGTTGCTTATGATATTTGCTTTAACCAACGGTCTTATCGATCATGTCATCATTAATCCGATGCTGCTGGATGCTTCCGGGCGGGATGCATGGATTACGGTTATCGTGACAGGGGCCGTTTTTGTCGTATGGTGCCTGCTGCTTGCTTGGATGATGAAAAAATCCGGCCAACAGAAGTGGCGGAAGTGGATTTCGGATAAGACTCATCCCGTTGTGTCATGGATTCTGATTATTCCGGTCTGCGTCATTTTGTACATGATCGGGGCAACAACCGTTCTCCATACCGTGAAGTGGAATACAACCAACTACCTGCCGGCTTCCCCGGCGCTGGCGCTTGTCCTTACTCTGGTTATTATCTGCTTTTTCATTACGGTATGGGGTCTCCGCTCTATTGCGGTAACCGCGGGCGTCTTGTTTCCCATTGTCTGCGTATTGGGGGTATTCGTCAGTGTCTTTAACCACTCGGAAAAAGACTACAGACTGCTGACTCCGATTCTGGAGCACGGGTGGGAGCCTGTTGCCAACGGCATTTTGTATGCGTCAAGCGGTTATATCGAGGTTATATTTCTGCTTCTGCTGCAGCATAGGCTTAGCGAAAAGATCAAGACATGGCACATCCTCGGCTACAGCCTTTTTATCGTAGGAATCATGCTGGGACCAATCGTTGGCGCCATTACCGAATTCGGTCCTAGGGAGGCTGCCAATCAGATGACCTCCCCTTACGAGCAGTGGCGTCTCGTGAAGGTGGGGCAATATATCGAGCATGTCGATTTCTTCTCGATCTTTCAATGGATGTCGGGGGCTTGCATCCGCATTTGCATCGCGGTGTATCTCTTGACCGATGCTCTGAAGATGACGGGGAGAGTCCGCAAATGGACAACGGCTATTATTATGGCCAGCTACATTTATGTTGGAATCATTCGCACGAATGATTATTCCTATTACCAGTGGATGTACAAAGTGTTTTTACCTATTTCACTTGTTATTTTGCTGGTTGTAACACTGATATGGATGGTCATCACCTTGTTTGCCAAACCATACCGGAAGGATGAGCCACAATGA
- a CDS encoding YdeI/OmpD-associated family protein, with the protein MSKTIVEKLNLHKYKKAAILHQPEGNDALAGLEQYETELQAGSRYDLIFAFVLDMPSLQKLMSEIIEKNYLEESGYLYAAYPKKGNKAYPTYIHRDSLFEGLGASEEDGYIGNSEIKFARMVGLDDVFTVVGFKSEARKKGASSSKKPSQSVTDYEALVSQVEEELRENPETLAFFRSLTPGYRKDWARYVFSAVQEETRAKRKAEMRVVLGEGYKSIDLYRRREG; encoded by the coding sequence ATGAGCAAGACGATCGTGGAGAAGTTGAATTTACATAAGTATAAAAAAGCAGCAATTCTTCATCAGCCGGAGGGCAATGATGCCTTGGCAGGCTTGGAGCAGTACGAAACAGAGCTGCAGGCGGGCAGCCGTTATGACTTGATCTTTGCTTTTGTCCTGGATATGCCTTCTTTGCAGAAGCTGATGAGTGAAATTATAGAGAAGAACTATCTGGAGGAGAGCGGTTATTTGTATGCCGCCTATCCGAAGAAGGGCAATAAAGCGTATCCGACCTACATTCACCGGGACAGTCTGTTTGAAGGGCTGGGAGCGAGCGAGGAAGATGGCTATATCGGGAACAGCGAGATCAAATTTGCGCGTATGGTGGGATTGGATGACGTCTTTACGGTTGTAGGCTTCAAGTCCGAAGCCCGGAAGAAGGGAGCATCATCCTCTAAGAAGCCAAGCCAGAGTGTGACCGACTACGAGGCTCTCGTGTCCCAGGTAGAAGAGGAGCTTCGGGAGAATCCGGAGACTCTGGCGTTCTTCCGTTCGCTTACCCCGGGGTACCGCAAGGATTGGGCCCGTTATGTGTTTAGTGCCGTACAAGAGGAGACCAGAGCCAAACGGAAAGCCGAGATGAGGGTTGTTCTGGGAGAAGGCTACAAGAGTATAGACCTGTACCGGAGAAGAGAGGGATAA
- a CDS encoding YfiT family bacillithiol transferase gives MSTDKLRYPIGPFEETCDPSAEQRSNWMKEIERMPSRLRKAVESLSEDQLAIPYRPGGWTIRQVVHHLADNDMNSYIRFKKAMTEDNPAASTYRQNMWAELNDYEAPIEDSLVLIEALRSRFAVLLQGMQSWDFARTFTSPTTGLMTLDTAIQRFEWHGRHHLAQINSLKKRMGW, from the coding sequence ATGAGCACGGACAAATTGCGGTATCCGATCGGGCCTTTCGAAGAAACATGCGACCCATCGGCCGAGCAGCGCAGCAATTGGATGAAAGAGATTGAGCGGATGCCGTCGCGGCTTCGGAAAGCGGTGGAAAGCCTGTCCGAGGATCAGCTGGCAATTCCTTACCGCCCCGGCGGCTGGACGATCCGGCAAGTCGTTCATCATCTGGCGGATAACGATATGAACTCCTATATCCGGTTCAAGAAAGCAATGACCGAGGACAATCCGGCCGCTTCCACGTACCGGCAGAACATGTGGGCAGAGCTTAACGACTACGAAGCACCCATTGAGGACTCGCTTGTTCTGATCGAAGCGCTGCGCAGCCGGTTTGCCGTACTGCTGCAAGGGATGCAGTCATGGGACTTTGCAAGAACATTTACGAGCCCGACAACCGGACTTATGACGCTGGATACGGCGATACAACGCTTTGAATGGCATGGCCGGCATCATCTTGCCCAAATCAACTCATTAAAAAAGCGTATGGGCTGGTAG
- a CDS encoding helix-turn-helix domain-containing protein, with translation MDIGSAIRAIRKRKNITIAQICEETGLSQGFMSQVETNKTSPSITTLESIANALKVPLAYLLLDKKEKMQIVRKDGRRITTSGPDKLKVSHLSSTKNVHMMIVELPPGASTGENHAHEGEEVHVVIQGTIYIEQGEDAAELSAGDSFSWNACTPHTVKNIGRDTAIVMISVYTESDPSKAFL, from the coding sequence ATGGATATCGGCTCCGCCATTCGGGCTATCCGTAAACGGAAGAACATCACGATTGCCCAAATATGCGAAGAAACCGGCTTATCCCAAGGTTTTATGAGCCAGGTCGAAACGAATAAAACTTCACCGTCGATCACAACGCTGGAGAGCATTGCGAATGCGCTTAAGGTTCCGCTAGCCTATTTGCTGCTGGACAAAAAGGAAAAGATGCAGATCGTCCGCAAGGATGGGCGCCGGATAACGACAAGCGGGCCGGACAAATTGAAGGTCTCCCACCTGAGCTCCACCAAAAATGTTCATATGATGATCGTTGAGCTTCCGCCCGGTGCATCAACCGGAGAAAATCACGCCCATGAGGGCGAAGAAGTCCATGTCGTTATCCAAGGAACGATCTATATCGAGCAAGGCGAGGATGCCGCCGAATTAAGCGCCGGCGACTCCTTTAGCTGGAATGCATGCACCCCCCATACGGTGAAAAATATTGGGAGGGATACCGCAATAGTCATGATCTCGGTTTACACCGAATCCGATCCTTCGAAGGCATTTCTGTAA
- a CDS encoding iron-hydroxamate ABC transporter substrate-binding protein translates to MKKFIPAIMLLVLVVVLSACGSNKTNNTNNANNGSAAAAETPAATESAAAEQPASGTVTYQSESGPVEIPANPKRIVALAYAPNMISMGANIVGVDQWTNMSPLFTDKLKGVEVVSDEDLEKIIELDPDLIVVGTESKNVAKLSEIAPTVAFTWGKLDYLNQQLEIGKILGKEKEAQTWVDDFKSRAAAIGDEIKAKIGENATVSVIETDAKSFYVFGDHWARGTEVLYQAMGLKMPEKVAKDAQGPGYYTLSQELLSEYAGDYIVLSRSSANDNAFMNTDTWKNIPAVKNNHVIEIDTEASSYSDPTTLESLLAIFKEGFLK, encoded by the coding sequence ATGAAAAAGTTTATTCCTGCAATTATGCTGCTTGTACTTGTTGTTGTTCTTAGCGCATGCGGCAGCAACAAAACCAACAACACGAACAATGCAAATAACGGTTCCGCGGCAGCTGCCGAAACACCTGCGGCAACAGAATCCGCTGCGGCGGAACAGCCGGCATCCGGAACGGTTACTTACCAGTCCGAGAGCGGCCCGGTTGAAATTCCCGCTAATCCAAAGCGCATCGTAGCACTGGCTTACGCACCGAATATGATCTCCATGGGCGCTAACATTGTTGGCGTAGACCAATGGACCAACATGAGCCCGCTCTTCACCGACAAGCTGAAAGGCGTTGAGGTCGTATCCGATGAGGATCTGGAGAAAATCATCGAGCTGGATCCGGACCTGATTGTGGTTGGGACAGAGAGCAAGAATGTTGCCAAGCTAAGCGAGATCGCTCCTACGGTTGCTTTTACTTGGGGGAAGCTTGATTACCTGAACCAGCAGCTGGAAATCGGCAAGATTCTTGGCAAAGAAAAAGAAGCGCAAACTTGGGTTGACGACTTCAAATCCCGTGCTGCCGCAATTGGCGACGAGATTAAAGCCAAGATCGGCGAGAATGCAACCGTATCCGTCATTGAGACGGACGCGAAGAGCTTCTACGTATTTGGCGACCATTGGGCACGCGGCACGGAAGTATTGTACCAAGCAATGGGTCTGAAAATGCCTGAGAAGGTAGCGAAGGATGCTCAAGGACCTGGCTACTACACTTTGTCGCAGGAGCTGTTGTCTGAATATGCGGGCGATTATATCGTACTCAGCAGAAGCAGCGCGAACGACAATGCCTTTATGAATACGGACACATGGAAGAACATCCCTGCGGTTAAAAACAACCATGTTATCGAAATCGATACGGAAGCATCGTCTTACAGTGATCCTACTACGTTGGAAAGCCTGCTTGCAATCTTCAAAGAAGGCTTCCTGAAATAA
- a CDS encoding alpha/beta hydrolase, translating to MNAVFEYDVHLPSSLEPGRTYPTIFTLHGKGSNERNMHGLVESLSDDFIIIGIRGNLRLGAGYQYYELKSLGNPVRDLFDQAAGQLEAFIKEATAQYPIDPQQRYLLGFSQGAILAMTLALTMGSELRGIIALNGYVPGFVKEEYALQSVEQVAFFISHGEYDSVFPVSIGYENEAYFREIAPKLTFKTYKSDHGVTEENQRDFLQWIKEDARM from the coding sequence ATGAATGCAGTCTTTGAGTATGATGTTCATCTGCCGTCCAGTTTGGAGCCGGGCAGAACGTACCCCACGATTTTTACGCTTCATGGCAAAGGTTCAAACGAGCGGAATATGCACGGGTTGGTTGAATCCCTTTCGGATGACTTCATTATTATCGGTATCCGGGGCAATCTCCGGCTTGGAGCAGGTTATCAATATTATGAGCTCAAAAGCCTCGGCAATCCGGTTCGTGACTTATTCGATCAAGCAGCCGGGCAGCTGGAAGCCTTTATTAAGGAAGCAACGGCCCAATATCCGATAGATCCGCAGCAACGCTATCTGCTTGGTTTCAGCCAAGGGGCGATTCTGGCGATGACGCTGGCGCTTACAATGGGCAGTGAGTTGAGAGGAATTATAGCTCTGAACGGTTATGTGCCCGGTTTTGTGAAGGAAGAATATGCGTTGCAAAGCGTGGAGCAGGTAGCTTTCTTTATATCGCACGGCGAATATGATTCGGTATTCCCGGTCAGCATCGGATACGAGAACGAAGCTTATTTCCGGGAGATTGCCCCCAAGCTTACCTTCAAAACGTATAAGTCCGATCATGGCGTTACCGAAGAGAATCAGCGGGATTTCCTGCAATGGATCAAGGAAGACGCAAGAATGTAA
- a CDS encoding SRPBCC family protein has product MATTIAAKAEMMIRRPVSEVYEAFIDPAITTKFWFTGSSGKLEAGSQVEWFWEMYGASAPVRVLELETNKRIVIDWGTRAEWTFTALSESETFVTVTDSGFQGEAEEIVQRAIGSTEGFTIVLCGAKAYLEHGIQLGLVHDKAPYAHVKESEVTHEQDDRGEVEFT; this is encoded by the coding sequence GTGGCAACAACAATAGCAGCTAAAGCGGAAATGATGATCAGGCGTCCGGTGAGCGAAGTGTATGAGGCTTTTATCGATCCGGCTATTACAACGAAGTTCTGGTTTACGGGAAGCAGCGGAAAGCTGGAAGCGGGCAGTCAGGTTGAGTGGTTCTGGGAGATGTACGGAGCTTCGGCACCGGTCCGCGTACTGGAGCTTGAGACGAATAAACGCATTGTCATCGACTGGGGAACAAGAGCCGAATGGACGTTTACCGCCTTGTCCGAATCGGAAACCTTTGTGACCGTTACCGATTCCGGCTTCCAGGGAGAAGCAGAGGAAATCGTGCAGCGGGCGATTGGTTCAACGGAAGGCTTCACGATTGTATTATGCGGAGCAAAGGCCTATCTGGAGCATGGCATTCAGCTCGGTCTCGTACACGACAAAGCGCCTTATGCGCATGTGAAAGAATCGGAGGTTACCCATGAGCAAGACGATCGTGGAGAAGTTGAATTTACATAA
- a CDS encoding choice-of-anchor A family protein, producing the protein MACVNLGIANGFNLFLFGDHTQSFVDSEGRVAVGGNATYNSYGIGDKLPVSTTRSDLIVRGNIDITGGTNFAGNTVIFPAGTVINYTMTNNNGVPGQPLVSTPIDFDGAEQSLAQLSLNLAALPVNGSVVNNFGTIFLIGTDPALNIFMFNGNNVDGNGLKLDTANGINIIAPAGSTVLINVGDDNVGFGSYQIFRNGATPDPSEGQFILWNFYQATTAFNQNLSILGSVLAPYANWEAIGFGNINGTLVAQSLTNVGGTLEAHNIPFMGCLPGTVGPTTSTTTTTTTTTTTTASSTTSTTSTTSTTSTTSTTSTSSTSTAVPTTSTTTTTTTTPVPTTTTTTSTSTTTPAVITGPIITATKTPNVSTAQIGDTITYTITVTNVGTAPGEALLVEVLPPGVQFIPSSLFIDGGRFSGVDITEQVVIGIINVGQVVTIQFEAFVAGYPPNGQITNAGFVVTVPPGTVPATCTPGDVSLTTTQGVTPVPGLMLPVLPVFKPGVTPAPGQVPNLGPITGPSGNVLLSQQVTVPGITLTPIVGLTVPVLTGTVQPIISTSFVTVPNTPAPNAPNLLVSKAFLDISLFVGQRITYTVFVVNNGNAVSGRTVFTDVLPSNALFIPGTVRVNNVLRLDANPNEGVNLGPIAPNQNAFIRFDVLVRGSGSLTNTSQVKADFLLPNQQIVSRTFQSNTITNPVSMIRASDFATFLKTADAQIVKVGDSYHYNVMLTNLSTDITAANVIFYDPLDNQLQFVSGSLTVDGIPQPDPQAGIPLGTIGPGSTRRLTFQVNVLAEPVGGILINLAAVLFEFRFGTSCFRAGLLTNTVRIIVEEEEE; encoded by the coding sequence ATGGCCTGTGTCAACCTAGGGATAGCCAATGGCTTCAACTTGTTTTTGTTTGGCGATCATACGCAATCCTTCGTTGATTCGGAGGGGAGGGTAGCCGTTGGCGGCAATGCGACTTACAACAGCTATGGGATAGGCGATAAGCTGCCCGTATCCACAACAAGATCGGATCTTATCGTACGGGGAAATATTGATATTACGGGGGGAACAAACTTCGCAGGGAATACCGTGATATTCCCTGCCGGCACGGTCATTAATTATACGATGACCAATAATAACGGTGTACCCGGCCAACCCCTGGTAAGTACGCCAATTGATTTTGACGGGGCCGAACAATCGCTGGCACAGTTATCCCTTAACCTTGCCGCCTTGCCGGTAAACGGATCCGTCGTCAATAACTTCGGTACAATCTTCCTCATCGGAACGGATCCGGCTCTTAACATATTTATGTTTAACGGCAACAACGTGGACGGCAACGGGTTGAAGCTGGATACGGCGAACGGCATTAACATCATAGCTCCGGCAGGCTCAACCGTTCTCATTAACGTTGGCGATGATAATGTGGGGTTCGGAAGCTATCAGATTTTCCGCAATGGGGCTACCCCCGATCCTTCCGAAGGACAATTCATTCTCTGGAACTTTTATCAGGCTACCACGGCTTTTAACCAGAACCTCTCGATTCTTGGTTCGGTACTTGCCCCATATGCGAACTGGGAGGCTATTGGCTTCGGCAATATTAACGGCACGCTGGTCGCCCAATCGCTTACGAATGTAGGCGGCACGCTAGAGGCGCATAATATACCGTTTATGGGCTGCCTGCCGGGTACGGTCGGACCGACGACTTCGACAACAACAACAACAACAACAACAACGACTACCACTGCCAGCTCAACGACCTCCACGACGTCAACGACATCAACAACTTCGACAACAAGCACCACGTCAACGTCGAGTACATCAACCGCCGTTCCTACTACTTCAACGACAACAACAACGACCACGACGCCTGTGCCAACGACAACAACCACAACTTCTACCTCTACAACGACACCGGCCGTCATTACGGGACCAATCATTACAGCGACCAAAACGCCTAATGTCTCAACCGCGCAAATCGGGGACACGATTACTTATACGATTACTGTCACTAATGTAGGCACTGCTCCAGGAGAAGCTTTGTTAGTCGAGGTCCTTCCTCCGGGCGTTCAATTTATTCCGTCCAGCTTGTTCATTGACGGGGGCCGATTCAGCGGCGTAGATATTACAGAGCAGGTCGTCATTGGCATAATCAACGTAGGGCAGGTTGTGACCATTCAATTCGAGGCTTTTGTTGCGGGTTATCCTCCAAACGGACAAATTACGAATGCCGGCTTTGTTGTTACCGTCCCGCCAGGCACCGTACCGGCAACCTGTACGCCGGGTGATGTATCCTTGACCACTACGCAAGGCGTCACTCCCGTTCCCGGACTTATGCTCCCTGTGCTTCCCGTCTTTAAACCGGGCGTAACGCCAGCGCCGGGTCAAGTACCTAACCTTGGACCGATCACCGGCCCTAGCGGAAACGTCCTGCTTAGTCAGCAGGTTACCGTTCCAGGCATTACGCTTACGCCAATTGTCGGCTTGACCGTACCGGTTCTGACAGGAACCGTTCAGCCGATTATCTCAACCAGCTTTGTCACGGTTCCGAATACCCCAGCTCCAAATGCGCCTAATCTTCTTGTATCCAAGGCCTTCCTTGATATTTCCTTATTCGTGGGGCAGCGGATTACGTACACGGTCTTTGTCGTGAACAATGGCAACGCCGTGTCGGGAAGAACCGTATTCACCGATGTCCTGCCGTCAAACGCTTTATTTATACCGGGTACCGTCAGGGTCAACAATGTCCTTAGGCTGGATGCGAATCCGAACGAAGGCGTTAATCTTGGCCCTATCGCTCCGAATCAGAATGCCTTTATCCGGTTTGACGTGCTTGTAAGGGGCAGCGGCTCCTTGACGAACACAAGCCAGGTAAAAGCCGATTTCCTGCTGCCGAATCAACAGATTGTCTCGCGGACGTTCCAGTCCAATACCATTACGAATCCGGTCAGCATGATCCGGGCTTCCGACTTTGCCACTTTCCTCAAAACAGCGGATGCGCAAATCGTGAAGGTCGGAGACAGCTATCATTACAATGTCATGCTTACAAACCTGTCAACGGATATTACGGCAGCCAACGTCATCTTCTACGATCCGCTCGACAACCAGCTGCAATTCGTGTCGGGAAGCCTTACCGTTGACGGTATTCCGCAGCCCGACCCTCAAGCGGGTATCCCGCTTGGCACCATTGGTCCGGGCTCAACCCGGAGGTTAACCTTCCAGGTGAACGTTCTGGCTGAACCGGTGGGCGGCATCCTTATTAACCTGGCGGCTGTTCTGTTCGAATTCCGCTTCGGAACGTCCTGCTTCCGGGCCGGTCTCCTGACCAATACGGTACGGATTATCGTGGAGGAAGAAGAGGAATAA
- a CDS encoding MmcQ/YjbR family DNA-binding protein encodes MKTELGKAMLERVQGICSALPEVDQIVDGFGHDVMKVKGKTFIMMGEGHNSVLPSLSIKATKEQQYLLLEQGGYVKTPYIGHHGWVSVDMEAGPNWDELTVLIQEAYLLAAPKRLVKQVLESVAR; translated from the coding sequence ATGAAGACGGAGCTGGGGAAAGCGATGCTGGAGCGGGTGCAGGGCATTTGCTCCGCATTGCCGGAGGTAGACCAAATCGTTGACGGATTTGGGCATGACGTGATGAAGGTAAAGGGCAAAACCTTCATTATGATGGGGGAAGGGCATAACAGCGTCCTGCCGAGCCTGTCGATCAAAGCGACAAAGGAGCAGCAGTACCTGCTGCTTGAGCAGGGCGGCTATGTCAAGACGCCTTATATCGGCCATCATGGCTGGGTATCCGTTGATATGGAAGCGGGTCCGAATTGGGATGAGCTGACCGTGCTTATTCAGGAAGCTTATTTGCTGGCCGCGCCGAAGCGTCTGGTGAAGCAGGTGTTGGAAAGTGTCGCAAGATAA
- a CDS encoding DODA-type extradiol aromatic ring-opening family dioxygenase yields MLPSYFFAHGAPSIVLEDNSYTEFLKSFAANHPKPKAIVLFSAHWEENVQAVSAASTYSTIYDFGGFQDELYRMTYPAKGDRSLADRIVSLFESQGIQAVTDEERGLDHGAWAVLKLLYPDADIPVIALSVNRYLTNEQQYQIGKALADLREQDVLIIGSGGTVHNLRALNWRSDGVDDWAASFDQWLQDHLEAWDTDALFQYRALAPYAAQAVPTSEHFIPLLLAMGAGDGTRQAKLLHRSYQYGNLSLSCWEFE; encoded by the coding sequence ATGCTTCCATCGTATTTCTTTGCGCATGGCGCGCCATCGATTGTGTTAGAGGATAACAGCTACACGGAATTTCTGAAATCCTTCGCTGCTAATCATCCGAAGCCAAAGGCTATTGTTCTGTTCTCGGCCCATTGGGAGGAGAATGTACAGGCAGTTAGTGCTGCTTCGACGTACAGCACGATTTACGATTTTGGCGGATTCCAGGATGAGCTGTACCGGATGACTTATCCGGCGAAAGGGGACCGTTCTCTGGCGGACCGCATCGTGTCCCTGTTTGAATCGCAGGGCATACAGGCGGTAACGGACGAAGAACGCGGCCTGGATCACGGAGCTTGGGCGGTGCTGAAGCTCCTGTATCCGGATGCGGATATCCCGGTTATTGCTTTATCCGTGAACCGTTATTTGACGAACGAGCAGCAGTATCAGATCGGCAAAGCGCTTGCCGATCTTCGGGAGCAGGATGTTCTGATCATCGGAAGCGGGGGAACCGTTCATAATCTGCGGGCTTTGAACTGGCGTTCGGATGGCGTGGACGATTGGGCGGCAAGCTTTGATCAATGGCTGCAGGATCATCTGGAGGCATGGGATACGGATGCGTTGTTCCAATATCGCGCATTAGCTCCCTATGCGGCGCAAGCGGTACCGACAAGCGAGCATTTTATTCCGCTCCTGCTGGCCATGGGCGCAGGGGACGGCACCCGCCAGGCGAAGCTGCTTCACCGCAGTTACCAATACGGTAATCTAAGCCTCAGCTGCTGGGAATTTGAATAA
- a CDS encoding DHA2 family efflux MFS transporter permease subunit, which produces MNASHAGGSSSAPDLTNIKRGPIIATIIIGAFIAILNETLLGNALPELMKAFEVGPSTIQWLTTAYMLVVGVLVPVTALLQQWFTTRQMFIGAMTLFFAGTVISAVAPEFGVLLVGRIVQAIGTGLMLPVLMNTIMVIFPPEKRGGAMGLIGLVIMAAPAIGPTLSGVIMDSLNWRWLFILVIPLAALSIIFSFMFLKNVSDITKPKVDIISILLSTIGFGGLVYGFSSTGEKGWSDPVVIWTIAVGAVALIIFILRQLRLEAPILDLRAFKSPMFSIVTILLFVLMMTLFSTMTLLPMFLQGALLMTAFTSGIIMLPGSIVNGIMAPISGVLFDKFGPRILVTPGLILVAISLWMFTGIDATASKGHIIMIHIIMMVGISLVMMPAQTSGLNQLPRHLYPHGTAILNTLQQVSGAIGTALFISIMSNGTKDYLKTSSDPGSPAEQAHGMVAGIHDAFWIGLIVAIAAIIIGLFVKRTKPPEGDQGAEGEKKVSMSH; this is translated from the coding sequence ATGAATGCTTCTCATGCTGGCGGATCCAGCTCTGCCCCCGACTTAACGAATATTAAGCGCGGGCCCATTATCGCTACAATTATAATTGGCGCTTTTATCGCCATTCTGAATGAAACACTGCTAGGTAACGCGCTTCCGGAGTTAATGAAAGCCTTTGAAGTTGGCCCTTCAACCATTCAATGGCTCACAACGGCTTATATGCTTGTTGTAGGCGTACTCGTTCCGGTAACGGCATTGCTTCAACAATGGTTTACAACCAGGCAGATGTTTATAGGCGCCATGACCTTGTTTTTCGCGGGTACGGTTATTTCGGCCGTTGCTCCCGAATTTGGCGTTCTGCTTGTAGGACGGATTGTTCAAGCCATCGGGACCGGTTTGATGCTTCCCGTATTGATGAACACCATTATGGTTATTTTCCCTCCTGAAAAACGCGGGGGAGCCATGGGTCTGATCGGGCTTGTCATTATGGCGGCACCGGCCATCGGACCCACTCTGTCCGGTGTTATTATGGACTCGCTCAACTGGCGCTGGCTGTTTATTCTCGTTATTCCTCTTGCGGCTTTGTCGATTATCTTCTCCTTTATGTTCCTGAAGAACGTATCGGATATTACGAAGCCTAAGGTGGATATTATCTCGATTCTGCTTTCCACGATCGGCTTCGGCGGACTTGTATACGGCTTCAGCTCGACGGGCGAGAAAGGCTGGTCGGATCCGGTGGTTATCTGGACGATCGCCGTTGGCGCGGTAGCGCTCATTATCTTTATCTTGCGCCAGTTGAGACTGGAGGCTCCGATTCTGGACCTGCGGGCTTTCAAATCGCCGATGTTCTCCATCGTAACGATCCTGCTCTTCGTTCTTATGATGACATTGTTCTCGACAATGACGCTGCTTCCAATGTTCCTGCAAGGCGCACTTCTGATGACGGCATTCACTTCCGGCATCATTATGCTTCCGGGCAGCATTGTGAACGGCATTATGGCTCCGATCTCCGGTGTATTGTTCGATAAATTCGGTCCTCGTATTCTTGTAACGCCTGGCCTTATCCTTGTGGCGATCTCGCTATGGATGTTTACCGGTATCGATGCCACGGCAAGCAAAGGACATATCATCATGATTCATATTATTATGATGGTTGGTATTTCCCTTGTGATGATGCCGGCTCAAACCTCCGGTCTGAACCAGCTGCCGCGCCATCTTTATCCGCATGGTACGGCGATCCTGAACACCCTGCAGCAAGTATCGGGTGCTATCGGCACAGCGCTGTTCATCAGTATTATGAGTAACGGCACCAAAGATTATCTGAAGACTTCCTCCGATCCGGGCTCGCCGGCTGAGCAGGCTCACGGTATGGTCGCAGGTATTCATGACGCCTTCTGGATTGGTCTTATTGTCGCCATTGCTGCCATTATTATCGGTTTGTTTGTGAAACGCACCAAGCCGCCTGAAGGTGATCAGGGAGCGGAAGGCGAGAAAAAAGTAAGCATGAGCCATTAA